A single region of the Vicia villosa cultivar HV-30 ecotype Madison, WI linkage group LG4, Vvil1.0, whole genome shotgun sequence genome encodes:
- the LOC131600575 gene encoding uncharacterized protein LOC131600575, with the protein MVNYMLMISAELENLTNLEPQGGCDDPNFPYFFKLKCGRCGELSQKETCVSLNDTVPLPAGRGTTHLVQKCKFCGRESTVTMIPGRGKPLTQETAESGKFSPLMLFDCRGYEPIEFVFGTGWKVESLEGTKFENVDLSSGDFAEYDEKGECPVMISNLQATFDVVK; encoded by the exons ATGGTGAACTACATGCTGATGATCAGCGCTGAACTCGAGAATTTGACCAATCTTGAACCTCAAGGTGGCTGCGATGATCCCAATTTCCCCTATTTCTTCAAG ttgaAATGTGGAAGATGTGGTGAATTGAGCCAAAAAGAAACTTGCGTGTCGTTGAACGACACCGTTCCTCTTCCTGCTGGTAGGGGCACTACGCATCTTGTTCAAAAG TGCAAGTTTTGTGGGAGGGAGAGCACTGTGACTATGATCCCAGGCAGAGGAAAACCACTCACCCAGGAAACAGCTGAATCAGGGAAGTTTTCCCCACTGATGTTATTTGACTGCAGGGGCTATGAACCCATAGAATTTGTATTCGGCACTGGATGGAAAGTTGAGTCG CTGGAGGGAACAAAGTTTGAGAATGTTGACTTGTCAAGTGGAGATTTTGCTGAATATGATGAAAAGGGTGAGTGTCCAGTCATGATATCCAATCTTCAAGCTACTTTTGATGTGGTGAAGTAA
- the LOC131596441 gene encoding glycosyltransferase BC10-like, with protein sequence MQSRGVASEEGKSRGLSLGSMRLFVVFIALCVVFSVISIYTIKHFGIKSVVTTMSSTFQPCVEEHGGLEQWIKPPSNLIHNMSDSELLWRASLVPKIKNYPFRRVPKIAFMFLTKGPLPLAPLWERFLKGHQSLYTIYIHPFPSYQAHFPPSSAFYKRQIPSQIAEWGRMSMCDAERRLLANALLDISNEWFILLSESCIPLYKFSTVYNYLWKSKFSFVGAFDDPGPYGRGRYNPNMAPLVEITKWRKGSQWFEVNRKLAVNIVEDTAFYPKFEQYCRPACYVDEHYFPTMLTIQAGSALANRSITWVDWSRGGPHPATFGKADITKEFFSRVLGDQKCLYNNRNSSVCVLFARKFAPSALEPLLDMVKSKVLDF encoded by the exons ATGCAATCGAGGGGTGTGGCATCTGAAGAAGGAAAATCAAGAGGGTTATCACTAGGATCAATGCgtttatttgttgttttcatTGCTCTGTGTGTTGTGTTTTCTGTGATAAGCATATATACTATTAAGCATTTTGGAATTAAGAGTGTGGTTACTACAATGAGTTCAACTTTTCAGCCATGTGTTGAGGAACATGGTGGTTTGGAACAATGGATTAAACCTCCTTCAAATCTGATCCATAATATGAGTGATAGTGAACTTCTTTGGAGAGCTTCTTTGGTTCCTAAGATTAAAAATTACCCTTTTCGAAGAGTTCCAAAGATTGCTTTTATGTTCCTTACTAAAGGACCATTGCCTCTTGCACCTCTTTGGGAGAGGTTTCTCAAAGGGCATCAGAGTCTTTATACTATTTATATTCATCCTTTTCCTTCTTATCAAGCTCACTTTCCTCCTTCATCTGCTTTCTATAAGAGGCAAATCCCTAGTCAG ATTGCCGAGTGGGGAAGAATGAGCATGTGCGACGCGGAAAGAAGACTACTTGCCAATGCATTACTCGACATCTCCAACGAATGGTTTATCCTATTGTCTGAATCATGTATCCCTCTTTACAAATTTAGCACAGTCTACAACTACTTGTGGAAATCCAAATTCAGCTTCGTCGGAGCATTTGACGATCCCGGGCCATACGGAAGAGGACGCTACAACCCAAACATGGCTCCTCTAGTAGAAATTACAAAATGGCGGAAAGGCTCTCAATGGTTCGAAGTAAACCGAAAGCTCGCCGTCAACATTGTTGAAGACACCGCTTTTTATCCCAAGTTCGAACAATACTGTAGACCAGCATGTTACGTCGACGAGCACTATTTTCCAACCATGTTAACAATTCAAGCAGGGAGCGCGTTGGCGAACCGAAGCATAACTTGGGTGGACTGGTCGAGAGGTGGGCCCCACCCGGCTACATTCGGAAAAGCGGATATTACAAAGGAGTTTTTCAGTAGAGTTCTTGGAGATCAAAAATGCTTATATAATAATAGAAACTCTTCGGTTTGTGTTCTTTTTGCTAGAAAATTTGCTCCTAGTGCTTTGGAACCTTTGTTAGATATGGTGAAGTCAAAAGTCTTGGACTTCTGA